The Candidatus Binatia bacterium genomic interval CACGTCGGTGAGGATCTCCCGAGGAGCACCGCCCCCGAGGGGCATCCGGGCAAGCGTGCCAATGTAGGCGCGACGGTCGAGCAATCGGGCGCCGGTGAGTATTGCCAGTTCCCCACGGGAGGAGACGGACAAGAAATGCATCCCCGGCTCACTCAAGGGTTGTGGTTCGGGACTCTCAGGACGAAGCACATAGATTTGCGGAATATTGCCCTGTGTCGAGGCACTGAAGACAATCGTCCTCATGTCAGGTGCGAATGCGGCTCTCTGGATCGTCATTGGAGTGAACGTCAGCTTCGTGAACAGTGGCTGGTCCGTTCGGGATTTCATGGCCCGGATAGCAACGACAGCACTGGATGCGATGAGCAGGGTTAGAGACAGAGCCACGGCCCATACCACCTGCTGGCGGCGCCTTCTGCGCGCCGCAGGGGGAGCACCAATGCCCGCCTGAGACCCGGCCTCCAGTACCCACAGCAGCTCGCGGCGAAGATCTGCCGCTGATTGCCAGCGGCCGTCTGGGTCCTTATCTAAACACTGCCTTACAGAGCGTTCGAACGCCGGCGGTGTGAGCGGCACAAGGTCTGAAATTCGCCTCGGCTCGTCCCGCATGATTGCCGAGATCACGCTCACCGGCGTTGACCCTTCGAACGCCCGCTTTCCCGTCGCCATCTCGTAGAGCACGCATCCCAGAGCCCAGATGTCGCTTCGTCCGTCGGCCCGCTTCCCCTCCAGCTGCTCCGGGGACATGTACTGGAAGGTACCGACGATCATTCCCTTCTTCGTGATGGACCCGTCGGGATCTACCCCACGCTCCGTAACCGTCACTTCGGGATCGCGCCCCGTCGGTGTGAACTCCCGCGCCAGGCCGAAGTCCATCAACTTCGCTCCACTCTTCGTCAGCATCACGTTGCCGGGCTTCAGGTCTCGGTGCACGACTCCGGCTCGATGGGCGCGATCCAGGGCGTCCGCAATCTGTGCTCCGATCCGAAGCACCTCGGCGGTGGGAAGCGGTCCCTTGGCGATTCGCCGGGCGAGGGTCTCTCCCTCGATCAGCTCCATCACCAGGTAGTCGGTGTCACCTTCTTGACCGATGTCGTGGAGAACGCAGATGTGAGGATGGTTCAGCGAAGAGATGGTCTTCGCCTCGCGGCGGAAGCGGGCTCGTTCCTCGGCGGAGGCGGGACCGCGGTGCGGCAGGATCTTGATCGCCACTTCTCGCCCAAGCCGCGTGTCTCGGGCGCGATAGACCTCGCCCATGCCCCCGGCACCGAGCGGAGCGATCACCTCGTACGGGCCGAGGCGGGTACCGGATACGAGCGTCATGAGGAAGTCTTCATGGTCCGTCGACCTCGTATCTCAGAGGAGTCGATCAGCCAGAGAAGCGCTACGCCTTGGGCAATGTGACGCCCTTTTGCCCCTGATACTTTCCGCCGCGATCCTTGTAGGAGGTTTCGCAGACTTCGTCGGATTCGAAGAAGACCATCTGTGCGGCGCCCTCGTTGGCGTAGATCTTCGCGGGGAGCGGCGTGGTGTTGCTGAACTCCAGCGTCACGTGCCCTTCCCATTCGGGCTCGAGGGGCGTGACGTTCACGATGATTCCGCAATTGTGGACGAAAACTCCCGCCTCCAGCGCGAAGTTGCCTGCGGCCGGCACGGTGAGGCAATAGGTGTCGTGCAGACCCGGAATATCGCGCACCGCCCTCACTCGATGACCGCGACCCACGTGCAAACTCGGCCGGCTCGTTGCCTGGCCATTGCTGGCTTCGCACTCTTCAAGGAGCGCGACGTTCTGTCGCGTCGCTCCATTGCGACACTTGTCAATGGATTCACCGCCGCTAGCGGCGGTAAAAGCTTGGCCAGGGGTTTCGACTCGCGCCATTAGCGAATCACCGGGTCTCAGATCGTCGGCCGCTGCCATCTGACCATCGCGGCGCATGAACGGATGATCGGGGGTAGCTTGGATCCGTTCCCGGTTGTCGAGCTCGATCTCGATCAGCGAATCGCGGGCGATGAACCGCGGGGCCTCGAGCCGGGTCACGATCACGCGACCGTTCGGACCGATGCTGTAGCCCCGAAAAACTTCCCCGTCCTCGTGGCGACGGACCATCGCCTCCAACGTCGGCGCCGTGCCGTCCGCGAGCGCCACCCGGGTGTCCCCGCTGAAACAGCGGGCATAGGTGCTCTTTCCCAGGCAGATCGTCAGCACGCTTCGCGGGATTCGGAAATACTCCACGGTCCGCGCCAGCGCGAAGGAGTTGGGCGGGATGATGCAGATCTCGGAATGCACGTCGACGAAGCTCTTCTCGTCGAACTTCTTGGGATCGACGATCGTGGAATTGATGTTGGTGAAGATCTTGAACTCGCTGGCGCAGCGGACGTCGTAGCCGTAGCTGGAGGTGCCGTAGGAGATGATGCGGCCGTTCTCGGCGCTTCGAACCTGACCCGGTTCGAAGGGC includes:
- a CDS encoding protein kinase, whose amino-acid sequence is MTLVSGTRLGPYEVIAPLGAGGMGEVYRARDTRLGREVAIKILPHRGPASAEERARFRREAKTISSLNHPHICVLHDIGQEGDTDYLVMELIEGETLARRIAKGPLPTAEVLRIGAQIADALDRAHRAGVVHRDLKPGNVMLTKSGAKLMDFGLAREFTPTGRDPEVTVTERGVDPDGSITKKGMIVGTFQYMSPEQLEGKRADGRSDIWALGCVLYEMATGKRAFEGSTPVSVISAIMRDEPRRISDLVPLTPPAFERSVRQCLDKDPDGRWQSAADLRRELLWVLEAGSQAGIGAPPAARRRRRQQVVWAVALSLTLLIASSAVVAIRAMKSRTDQPLFTKLTFTPMTIQRAAFAPDMRTIVFSASTQGNIPQIYVLRPESPEPQPLSEPGMHFLSVSSRGELAILTGARLLDRRAYIGTLARMPLGGGAPREILTDVTEADWTPDGTALAVIRVLNDNSGRSEGNYEQLEFPIGHVIAKGRFSYLTFSPDGDRLAYFEGPSRWSGEGALMVVDRRGREKALLNEYRDEEGLAWAPDGKELFFSVNSSGDHAIYAVSLAGARRIALRSAGGLTIHDIAPNGRWLATQEDVRCDVMVHRPEWPTDRSLTWLDYSSDGKLSGDGRKVAFSEESSEDSLSSVCLRNVEGGSVVRLGEGRPMDLSADGKWVITGGAGKIMLQPTGAGEPRELKAGEKELTVYARFNRGGDSLTLATLLPGQDRRNHYFQSLAGGELRKLTTDLPPVLFGVSRDGNRLLCRKGQRLFMVPRQGGPWRELASLGPEENPYHWSADEQSVMVCKRGIPLRVERMNLETGRRTLFAEISPPNLTGLESVFLTDISADDRSYAYDANWRRSTMYAIAFSN
- a CDS encoding dCTP deaminase, whose amino-acid sequence is MSIKSDRWIRRMAAQGMIEPFEPGQVRSAENGRIISYGTSSYGYDVRCASEFKIFTNINSTIVDPKKFDEKSFVDVHSEICIIPPNSFALARTVEYFRIPRSVLTICLGKSTYARCFSGDTRVALADGTAPTLEAMVRRHEDGEVFRGYSIGPNGRVIVTRLEAPRFIARDSLIEIELDNRERIQATPDHPFMRRDGQMAAADDLRPGDSLMARVETPGQAFTAASGGESIDKCRNGATRQNVALLEECEASNGQATSRPSLHVGRGHRVRAVRDIPGLHDTYCLTVPAAGNFALEAGVFVHNCGIIVNVTPLEPEWEGHVTLEFSNTTPLPAKIYANEGAAQMVFFESDEVCETSYKDRGGKYQGQKGVTLPKA